The DNA sequence GTAGGCGAGCACCTGCTCGTCGGTGCCCGGCGGCAACGCCAGCCGCGCGCCGGTGGTGCTGGCCAGCGCGCCGCTGGTCGGTCGCGACGGGTCGAGCTGCTTCGCGAGTTTCCCGGTCTTCAGGTACATCTCCGTGGTCCCGGTCGCCTCGTTGACGCGGGTGCCCCACACGACGATGCTCGGGTGGTTGCGGTCCCGCACGACCATCGCCGAGACGTCCCGCAGGTTCTGCTGCTGCCACGCGGCGTCGCCGACGCGGCCCCAGCCGGGGATCTCCTCCCAGACCAGCAGGCCCAGCTCGTCGCACGCGTCGAGGAACGCGCTCGACTGCGGGTAGTGCGAGCAGCGGACCATCGTGCAGTTCAGCTCGCGGCGCAGGATCTCGGCGTCGCGCCGCTGGACCCGGTCGGGCATCGCGCCGCCGGCGAACGGGTACCACTGGTGGCGGTTGAGCCCGAGCAGCTTGAGCCGGCTGCCGTTGAGGAAGAAGCCGTCCGGGGTGAACCTGGCTTCGCGGAACCCGACGCGCACCACGCGCTGGTCGAGCCGCCGCGGCCCGGAGCGCACGCTCACCGTGACGTCGCACAGCGCGGGGTCCTCGACGTCCCACAGCCGGACGGCGCCGAGCCCGCCGACGTCGAAGGTGACGGTCTTCGTCCCGACGGGCATCGGCCCGAGGGTCGTGGCGCCCTGGGCCAGTTCCCGGCCCGCCTGGCTCACCGACGCGGTGAGCTGCAGCGGCTCGCCGATCGCGGCGGTCGTGTCCAGCTCGCAGGTCAGGCGCAGCGACCGGGCCGGGCCCAGGACGTCGGTGGGGCACGCGAAGACGTCGGTGAGGCGGGTGCGCGGCACCGTGCCGATCGTGGCCGGGCGGTAGATCCCGGCCGGCTGGTAGAAGTCGATCACCGACGGGCCGGCCAGCCGCGGCAGGTTGGGCGGGACGTCGAGCTGCCACCGCCCGTCGACCACCACGGCGAGGATGTTGTCGCCCGCCGTGACCTGCGGCAGCTCCACTTCGAACGGCAGGTAACCGCCGTTGTGGGAGGTGACGAGCGTGCCGTTGAGGTAGACGGTCGCGTTGGTCATGACGCCGTCGAACCGGGCCCGCACGCGCTCGGACGCCATCGCCGGGGAGACCGTGAAGTGCTTGCGGTAGATCCACCGGTCCTGCCACGACTCCGGGTCCCAGCCGGTCCACGACAACGGCGTCACGCAGTGGGGGAGCTGGACGGGCGAAAGGTCTTCTTCGTCGAAGTCGGCGTCGGCACAGCCGTCCTCGTACCGCCCGAACAGCCAGAAATCGCCCAGCCGCACGGCATCCGGGTCCGGTTCCCCCATCCCGGCGGACCCGGCGACGGTGGCCCCCACGACGGCGGCGCCGAGCGCGGCCCCGCTCGCGGCGAGAAACCCGCGCCGCGAAAGCCGCCTTCCGTCCGCCATGCCGACCTCCGAGCTCGGGCGAGCACCGTGGCTCGATGAGCTCCAGTGTGTCCCCAACGGACCCACTGTGGCATCGCACCTGATCAACACGGCATTACGGGGGGCAGGTCAGCGCAGGGTCGAGGTACGGACCACCAATTCCGGGGTGAACACGACCTGACGGTGTTCGTGGCCGGTTTCGGTCGTTTCGGCCAGCAGGAGCTCCGCGGCGGTGCGGCCGAGGCGGTGGCGGGGCTGGCGGACCGACGTCAGCGGGACCGCGGCCGCCGCGGCGAACTCGATGTCGTCGTAGCCCACGATCGCCAGGTCCTCCGGGACGCGCATGCGCAGGGTGGCGCAGGTCTGCAGCAGGCCGAGGGCGACCAGGTCGTTGGCGCAGAACGCGGCGGTCGGGCGGATCGCCGCGGGCAGGCCGGCCAGGCGCTCGCCGGCGCCGCGGCCGTCGGCGACGGTCAGCGCCGTCGTCGTGAGGTCGACCAGGCGGTCCGGGGCCAGGCCGGCCGCGGCCAGCGCGCGCAACGCGCCCTGACGCCGGTCGCGCACCTGGCCGACCGTCGTGTGGTTGCCGATGAACGCGATCCGCTCGTGGCCCTGCTCGATCAGGTGCCGCACGGCGATCTCGCCGCCGTAGACGTCGTCGACGGCGACGGAACAGTGCTCGGTGCCATCCGGCGTGCGGTCCACGACGACCACCGGTGTGCCGCGGCGGGCGATCTCGCGCAGCAGCGGCGCGTCCGGGTCGACGGGCGTGATGAGGATGCCTTGCACGCGCTGCTGTTCGAGCCGGCCGAGGTAGGCCTCTTCCCGGGACGGCTGGTGCGCGCTGTTGCAGAGGAACAGGGAGAGGTCGCTTTCGTCGGCCGCGTCCTCCATGCCGGCCGCGACGTCGGTGAAGAACGGGTTGCTGCCGTCGAGCATCACGTAGGCCAGCACGCGGCTGCGTCCGGCGCGGAGCTGGCGCGCGGACTCGTTGCGCACGAAGCGGAGTTCGGCCATCGCGGCCTCGACCTTCGCGCGCGTGGCGGGACTGACGCGGTCGGGCCGGTTCAGCACGTTGGACACCGTGCCGAGGGAGACGCCCGCGGCCGCGGCGACGTCCTTCATGCCCGCCGCCCTCGACTCGGCGCCGGACTCCTGGACCGTCATCTGACCCCCTCCTGAGCACGCACCGTTGAAACGTAACATCGCCACCAACTGCGCGGTCTTGAAGCCGTTTGGCCACGGTTCAGCCGATGCATTGACTTGTTCTTCGGCTGCATAGTAGCGTCACCGCGCCAGGTTTGTGAAACCTTTCAATGCCCCTTCGAACCGGAGGTCGCGATGACGCGGCAGGACCCGGGCCGAGCCCCTCTGCTGGAGGTGCGCGGCGTGAGCAAGTCGTTCGGCGCCGTCGCGGCGGTCGCCGGAGTGTCGTTCCCCCTGCACGCCGGGGAGGCCCACGCGCTGGTCGGGGAGAACGGCGCCGGCAAGTCCACGATCGTCAAGATGCTCGCCGGGGTGCACAAGCCCGACGACGGCACCTTGCTGCTCGACGGCGAACCGGTTTCGTTCGGCTCCCCGGCCGACGCGAAGGCCGCCGGCATCGCGGTGATCTACCAGGAACCCACTCTGTTCCCGGACCTTTCGGTCGCGGAGAACATCGTGATGGGCCGCCACCCGCGCAAGAGTCTCGGCCGCATCGACCGGGCCGCGATCCGCGCCGAAGCCGACCGGCTGTTCACCCGGCTCGGCGTCCGGATCGACCCGGCGCGCCCGGCTCGCGGCCTGTCGATCGCGGACCAGCAGATCGTGGAGATCGCCAAGGCGCTCAGCGCGGACGCCCGCGTGCTGATCATGGACGAGCCGACCGCCGCGCTGAGCCGCGTCGAGGTCGAGCGCCTGTTCACGGTCGCCCGGACGCTGCGCGAAGAAGGCGCGGCGATCATGTTCATCTCGCACCGCTTCGAGGAGATCACCGAGCTCTGCCAGCGCGTGACGATCATGCGCGACGGCAAGCACGTCTCCACGGACCTCGTCGCCGACGTCACGGTCGACGAAATGGTCCACCGCATGGTCGGGCGTGACCTCGACGCGCTGTTCCCCAAGCAGGACGTCGAACCCGGCGCCGTGGTCCTCGAAGTCGAAGGCCTGGCCCGGGAAGGCGTCTTCCGCGACATCTCCTTCTCGGTGCGCGCCGGCGAGATCGTCGCGTTCGCCGGACTCGTCGGGTCCGGGCGCTCCGAGGTCGTCCAGGCCGTGTTCGGAGTGGACGAACGCGACGCCGGAGTCGTGCGGGTCAACGGGAAGAAGCTCAAGGCGCACTCATCGCGGGCCGCGATGAACGCCGGCATGGCGCTGGTCCCCGAGGACCGGCGCCAGCAGGGCCTGATCATGGACCTCTCGATCGAGCGCAACGTGACGCTGCCGCGCTCCGGCGCCCTCGCGAACTTCGGGTTCCTGAGCGGCGGGAGCGAACGGCAGGAGGCGCGGCACTGGACCGAGCGGCTGCGCACCAAGTACCGCCGCCTCGGCGACCCCGTCGGCACGCTGTCCGGCGGCAACCAGCAGAAGGTCGTGCTGGCCAAGTGGCTCGCGATGGCGCCGAAGGTGCTGATCGTGGACGAACCGACCCGCGGCATCGACGTCGGCACGAAGGCCGAGGTGCACCGGCTGATGTCGTCGCTCGCGGCCGAAGGCGTCGCCGTCGTCATGGTGTCGTCCGAACTGCCGGAGGTGCTGGGCATGGCCGACCGCGTGCTGGTGATGCGGGAGGGGCGGATCGTCGCCGAGCTCCCGCGCGCCGAAGCCACCGAAGACTCGGTCATGTTCGCCGCGATGGGACAGGGGGCCGCCGCGTGAACGCGACCAAGGTGGCCGCACCGCCGCGGGAGTCTTCGAGCGACCGATCGTCGTGGACGGCGAACGTGTTCAAGGCCCGCGAGTCCGGGATCGTGCTCGCGCTGATCGTGCTGGTCGCGTTCACCGCGACGCAGAACTCCCGGTTCCTGTCCGGGCAGAGCATCCGCGACATCCTGCTCGGCACGGCGATCCTCGCGGTGCTGGCCGTCGGGCAGGCGGTCGTGATCATCACCCGCAACATCGACCTGTCGGTCGGGTCCGTGCTCGGCCTCTCGGCGTTCGCCGTCGGTTCCCTGATGCGCGACAACCCGGGCCTGCCGGTGATCGTGGCGGTGCTCGCCGGGATCGCCGTCGGCGCGGTCTGCGGCCTGCTCAACGGCGTGCTCGTCCGGTTCGGCCAGGTGCCGGCGCTGGTCGTCACGCTCGGCACGCTCTACGCCTTCCGCGGGGTCAGCTTCTTCTGGGCCGGCGGCCAGCAGATCAACGCCGACAAGCTGCCTGCGTCCTTCCTGGACTTCGGCACGGCGTCGATCCTCGGGATCCCGTGGCTGGTGCTGATCGCGGTGGTCGTGCTGGTGATCGCCGGGATCGTGCTGCGCAGCTACCGCGCTGGCCGCGAGCTCTACGCCATGGGCTCCAGCCCGCAGGCGGCGAAGCTGGCCGGTATCAAGGTCGGCCGCAACACCAGCGCCGCGTTCCTGGTCAGCGGCGCACTCGCCGGCCTGGCCGGGGTGCTGTTCGCGGCGCGGTTCGGCACGGTGGACGCGGCGGCGGGCACCGGTTACGAGCTGAACGTCGTCGCCGCGGCCGTGGTCGGTGGCGTCGCGGTGTTCGGCGGCAGCGGCTCGGTCTGGGGCGCCGGCCTCGGCGCCCTGCTGCTCACGGTCATCGGCAGCGCCCTGGCCGTGCTCGACATCAACCAGTTCTGGCAGCAGGCGATCGTCGGTGCGCTGATCCTGCTCGCCATCGGCGCCGACCGGCTGGTCGCCGTGCGGGTCGCCAAGGCACTGAAGAAGAGGGATTCCCATGTCTGAACCCGGGAACCGGCTCGGCAGGCTGTTCAGCTGGGACGCCGCCGTCGTGCTCGTGACGGTGGTCGTGGTGCTGGTGGCCTCCGGCGCCGTCGAGAACTTCGGCACCAGCCGCAACTTCACCTTCCTGCTGCTCGACCTGCTGCCGATCGCGCTGATCGCGTTGCCGATGACGTTCATCATCGTCACCGGCGAGATCGACCTCTCGGTGGCGAGCACGCTCGGGCTGACGTCCGCGGTGATGGGCTCGCTGTGGGACGCGGGCCTGTCGATCGAGATGATCATCCCGCTGTGCGTCGTGCTCGGCGCGATCCTCGGCGCCGTGAACGGCTTCTTCGTCACGGTCCTGAAACTGCCCGCCCTCGCCGTCACGATCGGCACGCTCGCGCTGTACCGCGGCCTGGCGTTTGTCGTCCTCGGCGACGGCGCCGTGGCCGACTTCCCGCGCGACTACACGAGCTGGGTCACCGGGACCATCGGCGACGGCCCGATCCCGAACGTCCTGATCCCGCTGATCGTGGTGGCGGCCCTGTTCGGTCTCGTGCTGCACGCGACGCCGATCGGCCGCAGCGTCTTCGCGGCCGGTGCCGGCGAGCAGGCCGCGCGGTTCGCCGGGATCCGCACCGGGCGGCTGAAGTTCTGGCTCTACGTCGTGAGCGGCGCGGTCGCCGGGGTCGCCGGGGTGCTGTGGACGCTGCGCTACTCCAGCGCCCGCGCCGACAACGGCTTCGGCCTCGAACTCGCCGTCGTGGCCGCCGTCCTGCTGGGCGGCGTGTCCATCTTCGGCGGCAAGGGTACCCTGCCCGGCGTCCTCGCCGGCGTGGTGCTGCTGGCCTCCCTGCAGAACGCCCTGCGCCTGCAGGACGTCTCGAACGAGGCGCTCAACATCGTGACCGGCGTGCTCCTGATCGTGTCGGTCCTGCTCCCCAACATCGTGTCCTCGGCCCGAACGGCGCTCCGGCGCCGGAACCGGGCCACAGCTCCCGGCGCGGTATCCCCAGAAAGGTGACGAAGATGTCCCGACGGTTCATCACCGGCGCAGTGTCGGCCGGGCTGGTGCTCGTGCTGGCCGCCTGCAGCGGCACCACGAAGAACGACAGCACCGACGCCGGTGCCCAGCAGTCCACGGCGGCGGCGAACCCGAACGCCGCGGCCAAGGAGGGCGTCAAGATGGCGTTCCTCCCCAAGCAGCTCAACAACCCCTACAGCGACATCGAGGTCAGCGGCGGCAAGACCGCGCTCGACGAGCTGAAGGGCGAGTACAAGCTGGTCGGCCCGAACGACGCGAGCGCGTCGTCGCAGGTCAGCTACATCAACACGCTGATCCAGCAGCAGCAGAACGTGATCGGCATCGCCGCGAACGACCCGAATGCGGTCTGCCCGTCGCTCAATCAAGCCCGCAGCGCCGGCATCAAGGTCGTCGCCTTCGACTCCGACGCCGCCAAGGACTGCCGCGACGTCTTCATCAACCAGGCCACCACCCAGGGCATCGGCGAGGCGCTGGCCAAGCAGGCCAAGGACCTCTCCGGCGGCTCCGGCGAGATCGCGGTCCTGTCCGCGACGCCGAACGCCACCAACCAGAACGCCTGGATCGAGGTCCTCAAGAAGGAGCTCGCCAAGCCGGACTACGCGGGCCTGAAGCTGGACAAGATCGCCTACGGCAACGACGACGACCAGAAGTCGTTCCAGGAGGCCCAGGGCCTGCTGCAGTCGTTCCCGAACCTCAAGGTGATCGTCTCGCCGACCACCGTGGGCATCGCGGCCGCCGCGCGCTACGTCAGCTCGTCGAGCTACAAGGGCAAGGTCGCGGTGACCGGGCTCGGCACGCCGAACCAGATGCGCGCGTTCGTCAAGGACGGCACCGTGAAGCAGTTCGCGCTCTGGAACCCGGCCGACATCGGCTACCTCGCCGCCTACGCCGGCGTCGCGCTCAGCTCCGGCCAGATCAGCGGCAAGGAAGGCGAGAAGTTCAAGGCCGGCAAGCTCGGTGAGTACACCATCGGCGCGAGCGGTGAGATCGTCCTCGGCCCGCCGACGACCTTCGACGCGAACAACATCGACAAGTTCAACTTCTGATCAGCTCCCGCGGCCGGACCGGATCGCCGCCCCGGTCCGGCCGCGGGGTCCACAAAGGACTACGGAAGATGCCCCGATACTGCTTCTGCCTCCAGGTGAAGCCCGAGCGTGCCGCCGAGTACGCCGAGCGGCACCGCGCGGTGTGGCCGGAGATGCGGCAGGCCCTGCGCGACAGCGGCTGGCACAACTACTCGCTCTTCCTGCGCGAGGACGGCCTGCTCATCGGCTACGTCGAAGCCGATGACCTCGCCGCCGCCCAGGCCGCGATGGCCCGCACCGAGGTCAACACCCGCTGGCAGGCGGAGATGGCGGAGTTCTTCACCGGCCTCGACGGCGGCCCACCCGACGAAGGGTTCCGGCTGCTGCAAGAGGTCTTCCACCTCGAAACCACCTCCGTCCGGGAAGGACAGTGATCGTCTTGCGCGACATGACGGCCGTGAAACAGGCCCTGCGGGCGCAGCGCATCGAGACGCCGTCGTGGGCGTACGCCAACTCGGGCACCCGCTTCAAGGTGTTCCCGCAGCCCGGCGTCCCGCGCACGGCCGAGGAGAAGATCGCCGACGCCGCGACCGTGCACCGCTTCACCGGGATCGCGCCGACCGTGGCGCTGCACATCCCGTGGGACCGCGTCGAGGACTACGGCGCCCTCACCGCGTACGCGCGCGACCTCGGCGTCGGGATCGGCGCCATCAACACCAACGTCTTCCAGGACGAGGACTACAAGCTCGGCTCGGTGACCAACCCCGAGGCCGGGATCCGCCGCAAGGCGACCGACCACCTGCTCGAGGCGATCTCCATCATGGACGCCACGGGCTCCCGCGACCTGAAGCTGTGGTTCTCCGACGGCATCAACTACCCGGGCCAGGACGACATCCGCGACCGCCAGGACCGGCTCGCCGCGGCGCTGAAGGAGACCTACGACCGGCTCGGCGACGACCAGCGGATCCTGCTGGAGTACAAGCTGTTCGAGCCCGCCTTCTACGCCACCGACGTCCCCGACTGGGGCACGTCGTACGCGCACTGCATGGAGCTGGGCGAGAAGGCCACGGTCTGCATCGACACCGGTCACCACGCACCCGGCACGAACATCGAGTTCATCGTGGCGTTCCTGCTGCGGGCGGGGAAGCTCGGCGCGTTCGACTTCAACTCGCGCTTCTACGCCGACGACGACCTGATGGCCGGCGCGGCCGACCCGTTCCAGCTGTTCCGGATCATGTACGAGATCGTCCGGGGCGACGCGCTCGACCCGTCCTACGGCATCGCGTTCATGCTCGACCAGTGCCACAACATCGAGGCGAAGATCCCGGCGATCATCCGCTCGGTGCTCAACGTCCAGGAGGCGACGGCCAAGGCGCTGCTCGTCGACCGGGACGAGCTGCGCGTCGCCCAGCTGGCGGGCAACGTCCTCGAAGCCAACGCCGTCCTGATGGACGCCTACAACACCGACGTCCGGCCGCTGCTGGCCGAACTCCGCGAGGAAGCCGGGCTCGACCCGGACCCCGTCGCGGCCTACCACCGCAGCGGGTACCAGGAGAAGATCGTGGCCGAGCGCGCCGGCGGCACGCAGGCCGGATGGGGAGCATGAGCATGACGGTGTCGGAACAGCTCATCGCGCGCAGCAACGCGCTCGGAGCCGACCCGCGGAACACCAACTACGCCGGCGGCAACACCTCGGCCAAGGGCGACGTCACCGACCCGGTGACCGGCGCGCCGACGGAGGTGCTGTGGGTCAAGGGCTCCGGCGGCGACCTCGGCACGCTCAAGGAGTCCGGGCTCGCGGTCCTGCGGCTCGACCGGCTGCGTTCCCTGGTGGACGTCTACCCGGGTGTCGAGCGCGAGGACGAGATGGTCGCCGCGTTCGACTACTGCCTGCACGGCCGGGGCGGCGCCGCACCCTCGATCGACACCGCGATGCACGGGCTCGTCGAAGCCTCGCACGTCGACCACCTGCACCCGGACTCCGGCATCGCCCTGGCCACGGCGGCCGACGGCGCCGCGCTGACCAAGGAGTGCTTCGGCGACCGCGTCGCGTGGGTCGACTGGCGGCGTCCCGGCTTCCAGCTCGGCCTGGACATCGCCGCCGTCAAGGAAGCCAACCCCCAGGCCATCGGCGTCATCCTCGGTGGCCACGGCATCACGGCGTGGGGCGCGACCTCGGAGGAGTGCCAGCGCAACTCCCTGGACATCATCCGCACGGCCGAGGAGTTCCTGGCCGCACGGGGTTCCGCCGAGCCGTTCGGTCCCGTCGTCCCCGGTTTCGAAGCGCTGCCGTCGGTCGAACGCCGGGCTCGGGCTGCCGCGTTGGCCCCGGTGGTCCGCGGGCTCGCGTCGACCGACCAGCGCGTCGTCGGGCACTACACCGACAGCGACGTCGTCCTCGAATTCCTGGCCCGCGAAAAGCTCGCGCCGCTGGCCGCGCTCGGGACGTCCTGCCCGGACCACTTCCTCCGCACCAAGGTCCGGCCGCTCGTCGTCGACCTGCCCAGCTCGGCGCCCCTGGACGACGTCGTCGCGCGGCTGAAGGAACTGCACGCCGAGTACCGCGACGAATACCGCGCCTACTACGAGCGGCACGCGACCCCGGACTCGCCCGCGATGCGCGGCGCCGACCCGGCCATCGTGCTGGTGCCCGGTGTCGGGATGTTCTCCTTCGGCAAGGACAAGCAGACGGCGCGCGTGGCGGGGGAGTTCTACGTCAACGCGATCAACGTCATGCGTGGCGCCGAGTCCGTCTCGACGTACGCCCCGATCGCCGAGAGCGAGAAGTTCCGGATCGAGTACTGGGCCCTCGAAGAAGCCAAGCTCCAGCGGATGCCGAAGCCCAAGCCCCTCGCCGGGCGGATCGCCCTGGTGACCGGCGCGGGTTCGGGCATCGGCAAGGCCATCGCGCTGCGGCTCGCCGCCGAAGGCGCCTGTGTCACGATCGCCGACCTGAACACCGCCGCGGCCGAAGAGGTGGCTTCGGAGATCGACGGTCTCGCGGTCACCGCGGATGTCACCGACGCGGCCGCCGTCCAGGCCGCGATGGACGCGACCGTGCTGGCCTTCGGCGGCATCGACCTGGTGGTCAACAACGCCGGCCTGTCCATCTCGAAGCCGCTGCTGGAGACCACCGAACGCGACTGGGACCTGCAGCACGACGTCATGGCCAAGGGCTCGTTCCTCGTGGCGCGCGCCGCGGCGAAGGCCATGATCGACCAGGACAACGGCGGCGACATCGTCTACATCTCGTCGAAGAACGCCGTGTTCGCGGGCCCCAACAACGTCGCCTACGGCGCGGCCAAGGCCGACCAGGCCCACCAGGTCCGGCTGCTGGCCGCCGAACTCGGCGCGTACGGCATCCGCGTCAACGGCGTCAACCCGGACGGCGTCGTCCAGGGCTCCGGCATCTTCGCCGGCGGCTGGGGCGCCCAACGCGCCGCGGTGTACGGCGTCGAGGAGGCGAAGCTCGGCGAGTTCTACGCCCAGCGCACCATCCTCAAGCGCGAAGTGCTGCCCGAGCACGTCGCGGCCGCGGTGTTCGCCCTCACCGGCGGCGACCTGACCCACACCACCGGCCTGCACGTGCCGGTGGACGCCGGGGTGGCCGCGGCGTTCCTGCGTTAAGGAGAATCGATGTCCCTCGACCGCATCACGCCGCGCAAGACCCGCGTCGGGCTCGTCGCGGGCGGGCTCGGCGCGTACTGGCCACAGTTCCCGAAGCTGCTGCCGCAGCTGCAGGCGTCGGCCCGGCGGGTCGCCGAACGACTGTCCGGAATGGACTGCGAGGTCGTCGACGTCGGGTTCGTGTCCGACGCCCAGGAGGGCGCGGCCGCCGCGGAGAAGCTGCGGGTCGCCGGCTGCGACCTGATCATCGGCTTCCTCACGACGTACCTGACCTCCAGCATGCTGGCGCCGGTCGCCCAGCGCTCGGGGGCGCCGGTGCTGCTGCTGAACCTGCAGCCCACCGAGGCGATGGACCACGAGTCCTTCGACACCGGCGCGTGGCTGGCCTACTGCGGCGCCTGCCCGCTGCCGGAGATGGCCAACACCTTCCGGCGGCTCGGCGTCGAGTTCCGCTCGGTGTCCGGGTACCTGGAGGACACGCGCGCCTGGACGCGGATCGAGCGCTGGATCAAGGCGGCCGGCGTGCGGGCGGCGTTCCGGACCGGCCGCCACGGCCTGCTCGGGCACCTCTACCCGGGCATGATGGACGTCTCGACCGACCCGACGCTCGTGTCCGCCCAGCTCGGCGGGCACGTCGAGATCCTGGAGATCGACGACCTGCGCGTGCGCGTCGAGAAGGTGACCGACAGCGAGACGGCCGACCGCGTCGCCCTGGCCTGCGATGTGTTCACCGTGGACGAGTCCGTTGTGGACGAAGATTTCGCCTGGGGCGCTCGCGTGTCGGTCGCGCTCGACCGGCTCGTCGAGGACTTCTCACTCGACTCGCTGGCCTATTACCACCGCGGACTCGACGGCGAAACCCACGAACGCGTCGGCGCCGGGTTCATCCTCGGCGCGTCCCTGCTCACCGCCCGCGGCATCCCGGCGGTCGGCGAGTACGAGCTGCGGACGTCGCTGGCCATGCTGCTGATGGACCGGCTCGGCGCGGGCGGCTCGTTCACCGAGCTGCAGGCGCTGAACTTCCACGACAACGTGGTCGAGATGGGCCACGACGGCCCGGCGCACCTCGGCATCAGCGCCCGCAAACCGCTGCTGCGCGGCCTCGGCGTCTACCACGGCAAGCGTGGGTGGGGCGTGTCGGTGGAGTTCGACGTCAAGCAGGGTCCGGTGACGTTGTGCGGCCTGGCTCAGGGCCTCGACGGCACGTTCTCGATCGTCGCGTCCGAGGGCACGGTCGTGCCGGGGCCGCTGCTGCGGATCGGCAACACGACCTCGCGCGTCGACTTCGGGTGCGACCCGGGGGAGTGGACCGACGCGTGGTCGGCCAGCGGCATCGCGCACCACTGGGCGCTGGGCACCGGCCACCGCGTCGCCGAGCTG is a window from the Amycolatopsis sp. NBC_00355 genome containing:
- a CDS encoding ABC transporter permease → MSEPGNRLGRLFSWDAAVVLVTVVVVLVASGAVENFGTSRNFTFLLLDLLPIALIALPMTFIIVTGEIDLSVASTLGLTSAVMGSLWDAGLSIEMIIPLCVVLGAILGAVNGFFVTVLKLPALAVTIGTLALYRGLAFVVLGDGAVADFPRDYTSWVTGTIGDGPIPNVLIPLIVVAALFGLVLHATPIGRSVFAAGAGEQAARFAGIRTGRLKFWLYVVSGAVAGVAGVLWTLRYSSARADNGFGLELAVVAAVLLGGVSIFGGKGTLPGVLAGVVLLASLQNALRLQDVSNEALNIVTGVLLIVSVLLPNIVSSARTALRRRNRATAPGAVSPER
- a CDS encoding L-rhamnose mutarotase, whose translation is MPRYCFCLQVKPERAAEYAERHRAVWPEMRQALRDSGWHNYSLFLREDGLLIGYVEADDLAAAQAAMARTEVNTRWQAEMAEFFTGLDGGPPDEGFRLLQEVFHLETTSVREGQ
- a CDS encoding LacI family DNA-binding transcriptional regulator gives rise to the protein MTVQESGAESRAAGMKDVAAAAGVSLGTVSNVLNRPDRVSPATRAKVEAAMAELRFVRNESARQLRAGRSRVLAYVMLDGSNPFFTDVAAGMEDAADESDLSLFLCNSAHQPSREEAYLGRLEQQRVQGILITPVDPDAPLLREIARRGTPVVVVDRTPDGTEHCSVAVDDVYGGEIAVRHLIEQGHERIAFIGNHTTVGQVRDRRQGALRALAAAGLAPDRLVDLTTTALTVADGRGAGERLAGLPAAIRPTAAFCANDLVALGLLQTCATLRMRVPEDLAIVGYDDIEFAAAAAVPLTSVRQPRHRLGRTAAELLLAETTETGHEHRQVVFTPELVVRTSTLR
- a CDS encoding ABC transporter permease; the protein is MNATKVAAPPRESSSDRSSWTANVFKARESGIVLALIVLVAFTATQNSRFLSGQSIRDILLGTAILAVLAVGQAVVIITRNIDLSVGSVLGLSAFAVGSLMRDNPGLPVIVAVLAGIAVGAVCGLLNGVLVRFGQVPALVVTLGTLYAFRGVSFFWAGGQQINADKLPASFLDFGTASILGIPWLVLIAVVVLVIAGIVLRSYRAGRELYAMGSSPQAAKLAGIKVGRNTSAAFLVSGALAGLAGVLFAARFGTVDAAAGTGYELNVVAAAVVGGVAVFGGSGSVWGAGLGALLLTVIGSALAVLDINQFWQQAIVGALILLAIGADRLVAVRVAKALKKRDSHV
- the rhaS gene encoding rhamnose ABC transporter substrate-binding protein, whose product is MSRRFITGAVSAGLVLVLAACSGTTKNDSTDAGAQQSTAAANPNAAAKEGVKMAFLPKQLNNPYSDIEVSGGKTALDELKGEYKLVGPNDASASSQVSYINTLIQQQQNVIGIAANDPNAVCPSLNQARSAGIKVVAFDSDAAKDCRDVFINQATTQGIGEALAKQAKDLSGGSGEIAVLSATPNATNQNAWIEVLKKELAKPDYAGLKLDKIAYGNDDDQKSFQEAQGLLQSFPNLKVIVSPTTVGIAAAARYVSSSSYKGKVAVTGLGTPNQMRAFVKDGTVKQFALWNPADIGYLAAYAGVALSSGQISGKEGEKFKAGKLGEYTIGASGEIVLGPPTTFDANNIDKFNF
- a CDS encoding glycoside hydrolase family 2 protein — translated: MADGRRLSRRGFLAASGAALGAAVVGATVAGSAGMGEPDPDAVRLGDFWLFGRYEDGCADADFDEEDLSPVQLPHCVTPLSWTGWDPESWQDRWIYRKHFTVSPAMASERVRARFDGVMTNATVYLNGTLVTSHNGGYLPFEVELPQVTAGDNILAVVVDGRWQLDVPPNLPRLAGPSVIDFYQPAGIYRPATIGTVPRTRLTDVFACPTDVLGPARSLRLTCELDTTAAIGEPLQLTASVSQAGRELAQGATTLGPMPVGTKTVTFDVGGLGAVRLWDVEDPALCDVTVSVRSGPRRLDQRVVRVGFREARFTPDGFFLNGSRLKLLGLNRHQWYPFAGGAMPDRVQRRDAEILRRELNCTMVRCSHYPQSSAFLDACDELGLLVWEEIPGWGRVGDAAWQQQNLRDVSAMVVRDRNHPSIVVWGTRVNEATGTTEMYLKTGKLAKQLDPSRPTSGALASTTGARLALPPGTDEQVLAYNDYTAHRGAPFQLKPPRPGVPYLVTESIGTLAGARAYRRTDPNANQQLQAELHAKAHDLAAADDRYSGLLAWCAFDYPSGWQRSMGGSKFAGVSDIFRIPKPAAAFYASQGDPRVRAVVEAGFAWDFGAGLPGPGATIWSNCDRLEVFLADRHIGTARSRRADFPHLRYPPFAVDFPLSRAELRVDGYVGERLLVTRRYSGDRSRDVLSCVPDDTDLLSDGADATRVVVAATDRYGTLRASAGGKVSLTLTGPGELVGDSTLDLAATGGAAAVWLRPFASPPGTLTLTARHDTLGTTTATVTTHAAPTSAIRP
- a CDS encoding sugar ABC transporter ATP-binding protein, coding for MTRQDPGRAPLLEVRGVSKSFGAVAAVAGVSFPLHAGEAHALVGENGAGKSTIVKMLAGVHKPDDGTLLLDGEPVSFGSPADAKAAGIAVIYQEPTLFPDLSVAENIVMGRHPRKSLGRIDRAAIRAEADRLFTRLGVRIDPARPARGLSIADQQIVEIAKALSADARVLIMDEPTAALSRVEVERLFTVARTLREEGAAIMFISHRFEEITELCQRVTIMRDGKHVSTDLVADVTVDEMVHRMVGRDLDALFPKQDVEPGAVVLEVEGLAREGVFRDISFSVRAGEIVAFAGLVGSGRSEVVQAVFGVDERDAGVVRVNGKKLKAHSSRAAMNAGMALVPEDRRQQGLIMDLSIERNVTLPRSGALANFGFLSGGSERQEARHWTERLRTKYRRLGDPVGTLSGGNQQKVVLAKWLAMAPKVLIVDEPTRGIDVGTKAEVHRLMSSLAAEGVAVVMVSSELPEVLGMADRVLVMREGRIVAELPRAEATEDSVMFAAMGQGAAA
- the rhaI gene encoding L-rhamnose isomerase; the encoded protein is MTAVKQALRAQRIETPSWAYANSGTRFKVFPQPGVPRTAEEKIADAATVHRFTGIAPTVALHIPWDRVEDYGALTAYARDLGVGIGAINTNVFQDEDYKLGSVTNPEAGIRRKATDHLLEAISIMDATGSRDLKLWFSDGINYPGQDDIRDRQDRLAAALKETYDRLGDDQRILLEYKLFEPAFYATDVPDWGTSYAHCMELGEKATVCIDTGHHAPGTNIEFIVAFLLRAGKLGAFDFNSRFYADDDLMAGAADPFQLFRIMYEIVRGDALDPSYGIAFMLDQCHNIEAKIPAIIRSVLNVQEATAKALLVDRDELRVAQLAGNVLEANAVLMDAYNTDVRPLLAELREEAGLDPDPVAAYHRSGYQEKIVAERAGGTQAGWGA